The following coding sequences are from one Phenylobacterium glaciei window:
- a CDS encoding elongation factor G, whose translation MRTLNLGILAHVDAGKTSLTERLLYAAGVIDEIGSVDGGNTQTDFLDQERRRGITIKAAVASFVVGDVAVNLIDTPGHPDFIAEVERVLSVLDGAVLVVSAVEGVQAQTRVLMRTLQRLAIPTLIFINKIDRRGADPDRVLAAISERLTPAIAPMGGASNAGESRAAFMPFGSEGAERLSERLAEQDDTLLAAYVGGDAVSYGRLRKALKRQTRQGRVHPVFLGSAITGAGTDELMAGITTLLPAAQADAEAPVSGTVFKVERGPTGEKIAYARLFTGGLHVRDRLDFGQNKSAKLTALQVFDRGPAVPRDSAAAGQIVKLWGLADIQIGDTLGVPRAAGPGHHFAPPTLETVIYPRRPGDARALHTALTQLAEQDPLINLRQDDVRQELFVSLYGEVQKEVIAETLAHDYGVEAEFRETRMICVERPVGVGTAFERAPYPFIATVGLRVEPGPVESGVHFQLEVEFGSLPLSFHKAVEESVRETLAQGLYGWRVTDCKVTMTHGIRYRDWATSTPSEHRNLTPLVLMAALKQAGVQVCEPVHRFELEIPADALGPMLPVLARLGAVPGVPEMRGPACGLEGEIAAARVHDLQQQLPGLTHGEGVLTAAFDHYRPARGDIPARPRTDNNPLNRKDYLTRVARRG comes from the coding sequence ATGCGTACGTTGAACTTGGGAATCCTGGCGCATGTCGACGCCGGTAAGACGAGCCTGACGGAACGGCTGCTCTACGCAGCCGGCGTCATCGACGAGATCGGCAGCGTCGACGGCGGAAACACCCAGACCGACTTCCTCGATCAGGAGCGGCGGCGCGGCATCACCATCAAGGCCGCGGTGGCGTCCTTCGTCGTGGGCGATGTGGCGGTCAATCTGATCGACACGCCTGGCCACCCGGACTTCATCGCCGAGGTGGAGCGCGTGCTGAGCGTGCTGGACGGCGCGGTGCTGGTGGTCTCGGCGGTGGAGGGCGTCCAGGCCCAGACCCGGGTCCTGATGCGCACCCTGCAGAGGCTGGCCATCCCCACTCTGATCTTCATCAACAAGATCGACCGACGCGGCGCCGATCCCGACCGGGTGCTGGCCGCCATCTCCGAGCGTCTGACGCCGGCCATCGCGCCGATGGGCGGGGCAAGCAATGCCGGTGAGAGCCGGGCAGCCTTCATGCCCTTCGGATCCGAGGGTGCTGAACGCCTTTCCGAACGTCTGGCCGAGCAGGACGACACCCTGCTGGCGGCCTATGTCGGCGGCGACGCTGTCTCCTACGGCCGCCTTCGCAAGGCCCTGAAGCGCCAGACGCGGCAGGGGCGGGTGCATCCGGTGTTCCTGGGCTCGGCCATCACCGGCGCGGGGACCGACGAGCTGATGGCCGGGATCACCACCCTGCTGCCGGCCGCGCAGGCCGACGCCGAGGCGCCGGTCTCTGGCACGGTGTTCAAGGTGGAGCGCGGCCCCACGGGTGAGAAGATCGCCTACGCGCGCCTTTTCACCGGCGGCTTGCACGTTCGCGACCGGCTGGACTTCGGCCAGAACAAGAGCGCCAAGCTCACCGCCCTGCAGGTCTTCGATCGCGGACCGGCGGTTCCGAGGGACAGCGCCGCCGCCGGACAGATCGTCAAGCTCTGGGGCCTGGCCGACATCCAGATCGGCGACACCCTCGGAGTCCCGCGAGCCGCTGGTCCGGGCCACCACTTCGCCCCGCCCACCCTGGAGACGGTGATCTATCCCCGCCGCCCCGGGGACGCCCGCGCACTCCACACCGCGCTCACCCAACTCGCCGAACAGGACCCCCTGATCAACCTGCGCCAGGATGACGTGCGCCAGGAACTCTTCGTCTCCCTCTATGGCGAGGTGCAGAAGGAGGTGATCGCCGAGACCCTGGCCCACGACTACGGCGTCGAGGCGGAGTTCCGCGAGACCCGGATGATCTGTGTCGAACGGCCGGTGGGCGTCGGTACGGCCTTCGAGCGCGCGCCCTATCCCTTCATCGCCACCGTCGGCCTGCGGGTGGAGCCGGGGCCGGTGGAGTCTGGCGTCCACTTCCAGCTGGAGGTGGAGTTCGGCTCCCTGCCGCTGTCCTTCCACAAGGCGGTGGAGGAGAGCGTGCGCGAAACCCTGGCCCAGGGCCTGTACGGATGGCGGGTCACCGACTGCAAGGTCACCATGACCCACGGCATCCGCTACCGCGACTGGGCCACCAGCACGCCGTCGGAGCACCGCAATCTAACTCCGCTGGTGCTGATGGCGGCCCTCAAGCAGGCGGGCGTCCAGGTGTGTGAACCGGTCCACCGGTTCGAGCTGGAGATCCCAGCCGATGCGCTTGGCCCCATGCTCCCGGTCCTGGCCCGGCTTGGCGCCGTGCCCGGCGTCCCGGAGATGCGAGGCCCTGCGTGCGGGCTGGAGGGCGAGATCGCCGCCGCCCGCGTCCACGACCTGCAACAGCAGCTGCCGGGCCTGACCCACGGGGAGGGGGTGCTGACGGCGGCCTTCGATCACTACCGCCCGGCCCGCGGCGACATCCCCGCCCGACCGCGCACCGACAACAATCCGCTCAATCGGAAGGACTACCTGACGCGCGTGGCGCGGCGGGGCTGA